A DNA window from Solanum lycopersicum chromosome 3, SLM_r2.1 contains the following coding sequences:
- the LOC101244747 gene encoding uncharacterized protein — translation MDPKKKDFEGKYESSSNSLYWTNERHVHFLNSIEASFVQTLLENNSNAAPILPLDRHLPDSTDSTLDTPKERRRRFSTSDINMSSGSRIDVEKKTRRMSSIISSQDQVVPQYKHGRGDKDADGHPSVPLN, via the exons atggatccGAAGAAGAAGgattttgaaggaaaatacGAATCGTCGAGTAACAGTTTGTATTGGACTAATGAAAGGCATGTTCATTTTCTGAATTCAATTGAAGCTTCTTTTGTTCAAACTTTGCTGGAGAATAATAGTAACGCCGCCCCTATTCTTCCGCTCGACCGCCATTTGCCCGATAGTACAGATTCAACCCTTGATACTCCTAAAGAAAGACGACGCAGATTTTCTACCTCAG ATATCAACATGAGCAGCGGAAGCAGAATAGATGTTGAGAAAAAAACTAGAAGAATGTCATCCATCATTTCCTCACAAGATCag GTGGTCCCACAATATAAGCATGGAAGAGGAGATAAGGATGCTGATGGTCACCCTAGTGTTCctctcaattaa
- the LOC101244458 gene encoding uncharacterized protein has translation MPNSSSLLLILSGNLFLQAALALSLTFLLHFIKIPALLLSGLFTYVHPDDVAPNNASSNGVRAAIRRPGTNDSDLKPRKKSKERFEFDENKAQIFRLKLSDGHLHTRIYFEDFRSVFNSILVYLSCLLLHRFLPKSEESGVWKSGSFVPILFGFLGVGRIFILIFRVSFERSASKLSERHLSILLGFLGFIVSLGIVHGAVPKWVFDVHFEALHGFEKLFFAIFMGCVSCFLYMPAVRIAHAFWLGTDQLRCNLPIVSCGWFARLLLHANYLVMVLTSMLWVKPFTDLLLIDQNKGAHQNSRIENATKLVGNVGMKKSEFDSFRLWCLVVSGLLQIVSLRSNVQMYLNEAVLCWYQRLHASKVPDLAYSRAKVFLHNHFVCLVVLQFFLPASMVLIFLGLSQLGGDLLTNYEGVCSVLPCSLLDKEVALFMAWWVLFVWTIYSSVTLALFRQGILCVS, from the coding sequence ATGCCCAATTCATCTTCTTTACTCCTAATTTTGTCTGGCAATCTCTTTCTCCAAGCTGCTCTTGCTCTCTCCCTCACTTTCCTTCTTCACTTCATCAAGATCCCTGCACTTTTGCTCTCTGGCCTTTTCACTTATGTTCACCCTGATGATGTTGCTCCAAACAATGCATCTTCTAATGGGGTTCGGGCAGCCATTCGAAGGCCAGGTACTAATGATTCTGACCTCAAACCCAGAAAGAAATCTAAGGAACGATTTGAGTTTGATGAAAATAAAGCTCAGATCTTTAGGTTAAAGCTTAGTGATGGTCATCTTCACACAAGGATTTATTTCGAGGATTTTCGTAGTGTTTTTAATTCTATTCttgtttatctttcttgtttGTTGCTTCATCGATTCTTGCCAAAATCTGAAGAGTCTGGGGTGTGGAAGAGCGGTTCTTTTGTTCCGATTCTATTTGGGTTTTTGGGTGTTGGTAGgattttcattttgatttttaggGTTTCGTTTGAAAGATCTGCATCTAAGCTGTCGGAGAGGCATTTGAGTATTCTTTTGGGTTTTCTTGGGTTTATTGTATCTCTTGGTATTGTACATGGGGCAGTTCCTAAATGGGTTTTTGATGTTCATTTTGAAGCATTACATGGGTTTGAAAAGTTGTTTTTTGCAATTTTCATGGGCTGTGTTTCATGTTTTTTGTATATGCCAGCAGTGAGAATTGCTCATGCCTTTTGGCTTGGAACTGATCAGCTTCGTTGTAATTTGCCTATTGTTTCGTGTGGATGGTTTGCGCGATTGCTTCTTCATGCTAACTATTTGGTCATGGTTTTGACATCAATGCTTTGGGTGAAACCGTTTACTGACCTATTACTTATTGATCAAAATAAGGGGGctcatcaaaattcaagaattgaAAATGCTACAAAGTTGGTTGGAAATGTGGGTATGAAGAAGTCGGAATTCGATAGCTTTAGGCTATGGTGTTTGGTGGTTTCGGGCTTATTGCAGATTGTATCGTTGCGATCAAACGTGCAGATGTACTTGAATGAAGCAGTATTGTGTTGGTATCAGAGACTGCATGCAAGCAAAGTTCCTGACTTAGCTTATAGTAGGGCCAAGGTGTTCCTGCACAATCACTTTGTATGCCTTGTGGTTCTGCAGTTTTTTTTGCCTGCATCAATGGTACTTATCTTCCTTGGCTTGTCTCAACTTGGTGGCGATTTGCTTACCAATTACGAAGGGGTATGTAGCGTATTGCCTTGTTCTCTGCTAGACAAAGAGGTGGCTTTGTTTATGGCCTGGTGGGTTCTCTTTGTTTGGACAATATATAGTTCAGTCACCCTTGCTCTATTTAGACAGGGAATCTTGTGTGTATCTTGA
- the LOC101243963 gene encoding heat stress transcription factor B-2a codes for MTPQPIDRNKGETTAGETPRSVPTPFLTKTYQLIEDQSIDDVISWNEDGSTFIVWNPTEFARDLLPKYFKHNNFSSFVRQLNTYGFRKVVPDRWEFANDSFRRGERSQLVDIQRRKVATPIATPSAAATAVAIVASPPQPPPPPPSPSPPPPPPAQPPVAVSTSDSCEEQVLSSNSSAGSTAELLGENERLRLENLQLSKELNQMKKLCGNIYGMMSTYAHPSSSGNQSAESSSPSLKPLDLLGTERSVGESQVKAVEDRESHEVPEEAQARLFGFSIGMKRVREGEQAMMEHCHDLRLRQPGTTDVKVEPSDQESNGESEERSWLLHCGGRNQRTCN; via the exons ATGACTCCACAGCCAATAGACCGGAACAAAGGAGAGACGACAGCCGGTGAAACGCCGAGGTCTGTGCCGACACCGTTTTTAACAAAGACCTACCAGCTCATCGAGGATCAATCTATTGACGATGTGATCTCTTGGAATGAAGACGGATCTACTTTTATAGTGTGGAATCCAACGGAGTTCGCTAGGGATTTGCttcctaaatattttaaacataataatttttctagCTTCGTTAGGCAGCTCAACACCTAT GGATTTCGGAAAGTAGTACCTGATCGATGGGAATTCGCAAACGACAGCTTCCGGAGAGGTGAGAGAAGTCAGTTAGTTGATATCCAGCGTCGAAAGGTTGCCACGCCGATTGCTACTCCTTCCGCAGCTGCAACAGCGGTGGCGATTGTGGCTTCTCCGCCTCAGCCTCCACCTCCACCTCCGTCTCCGTCTCCGCCTCCGCCTCCGCCTGCTCAACCACCGGTGGCTGTATCTACCTCTGATTCCTGTGAAGAGCAAGTTCTATCGTCGAACTCATCTGCAGGTAGCACAGCGGAGCTTTTAGGAGAAAACGAACGGTTAAGATTGGAGAATTTACAGCTCAGCAAAGAGTTGAACCAAATGAAGAAGCTCTGCGGCAATATATATGGTATGATGTCGACTTACGCACATCCTTCGAGCAGCGGTAATCAATCGGCGGAGAGTAGTTCGCCTTCGTTGAAGCCACTGGATCTGTTAGGGACGGAACGGTCCGTAGGTGAATCTCAGGTGAAGGCGGTAGAGGACCGGGAGAGCCATGAGGTACCGGAGGAAGCGCAGGCGAGATTATTCGGTTTCTCGATAGGCATGAAGCGTGTTAGGGAAGGGGAACAAGCAATGATGGAGCATTGTCATGATTTACGGCTGCGGCAACCTGGAACAACGGATGTTAAAGTAGAACCGTCTGATCAGGAAAGTAACGGTGAAAGTGAAGAGAGATCGTGGCTGCTACATTGCGGTGGAAGAAATCAAAGGACTTGTAATTGA
- the LOC101265707 gene encoding probable methyltransferase At1g29790, with protein MGNNLNFRKCRFVKIMSSFQLVLGGLVIFVSLSTLFSFYSVGFFMHDEDICRHFYGAYNGFDIRSLSARVDEVLDKMETLQDKLELMVKHMDKGKVDELSSSYISRFEYKRLLEEDVIKPLSSAQSSLRQIRLPRVETSGSVREDPLINTFVMEEMRKYITPKVNRNGDVNVYGTLMIYNTIGHACVLMKKELEEYMDYEIGSYCKDDWNLAQKLMLNGCDPLPRRRCLARASKLYLKPYPIDKSLWTIPDGRNIRWSNYKCRNFECLLRKNTKKGFEMEKEKVKWVTNSSVPVDFLIKDVLGIKAGEIRIGLDCGVGTGSFAARMREHNVTIISTAMNLEAPFSETIALRGLVPLYATLNQRLPLFDNTMDLIHTIGLIDGWIDLQLLDFILFDWDRVLRPGGLLWIDRFFCNRRDIDDFMYMFLQFRYKKHKWAISPKSKDEVYLSALLEKPKRS; from the coding sequence ATGGgtaataatttgaattttcgAAAATGTCGATTCGTAAAGATTATGAGTTCATTTCAACTTGTGCTAGGAGGGCTTGTTATCTTTGTAAGTCTTTCGACTTTATTTAGCTTCTATTCTGTTGGATTTTTCATGCATGATGAAGATATATGTCGCCATTTCTATGGCGCGTATAATGGTTTTGACATTAGATCACTATCTGCTCGTGTTGATGAAGTTCTTGATAAGATGGAAACTCTACAAGACAAGCTAGAATTGATGGTAAAGCATATGGACAAAGGTAAAGTTGACGAGTTGTCTAGTAGCTACATTTCGAGATTTGAGTACAAGAGATTGTTGGAAGAAGATGTGATTAAGCCTCTGTCATCCGCGCAAAGTTCCCTTAGGCAAATTAGGTTGCCAAGAGTTGAAACAAGTGGAAGTGTTCGCGAAGATCCTTTGATTAATACGTTTGTGATGGAGGAGATGAGGAAGTATATTACGCCTAAGGTGAATAGAAATGGAGATGTTAATGTCTATGGTACATTGATGATTTATAACACGATAGGTCACGCGTGTGTTTTGATGAAGAAAGAGTTGGAAGAGTATATGGATTACGAAATTGGATCCTATTGTAAAGATGATTGGAATTTGGCTCAAAAGCTAATGTTGAATGGTTGTGATCCTTTGCCTAGGAGGAGATGTTTGGCGAGGGCGTCTAAGCTTTATCTCAAGCCTTACCCCATTGACAAGTCCCTTTGGACAATCCCAGATGGTAGAAATATTCGTTGGAGCAATtacaagtgcaggaacttcgAGTGTTTATTGAGAAAGAACACGAAAAAGGGGTTTGAAATGGAGAAGGAAAAGGTAAAATGGGTAACAAACTCCTCTGTTCCTGTGGATTTTTTGATCAAAGATGTGTTGGGGATTAAGGCTGGGGAGATCAGAATTGGGCTTGATTGTGGCGTTGGGACGGGGAGTTTTGCTGCAAGAATGAGAGAACATAATGTGACAATCATCTCAACTGCAATGAATCTCGAGGCTCCATTCAGCGAGACAATAGCACTTAGGGGTCTAGTGCCATTATACGCGACATTGAACCAACGTCTACCTTTGTTTGACAACACGATGGATTTGATTCATACGATAGGACTAATCGATGGATGGATTGATCTTCAGCTATTGGATTTCATCCTTTTTGATTGGGATCGCGTTTTAAGACCAGGTGGATTGTTATGGATAGATCGATTCTTCTGTAATAGGAGGGATATCGATGACTTCATGTACATGTTCTTGCAATTCAGATACAAAAAACATAAGTGGGCTATTTCTCCAAAGTCTAAGGATGAGGTTTATCTTTCTGCATTGTTGGAGAAACCTAAAAGATCTTGA